The following proteins are encoded in a genomic region of Bubalus kerabau isolate K-KA32 ecotype Philippines breed swamp buffalo chromosome 15, PCC_UOA_SB_1v2, whole genome shotgun sequence:
- the TMEM41B gene encoding transmembrane protein 41B: MTKGRAVERSQTEALHSTPPGNKATGTRGPSTPSSRDHLKEKACAEAGSARMSLLILVSIFLSAAFVMFLVYKNFPQLSEEERMNMKVPRDMDDAKALGKVLSKYKDTFYVQVLVAYFATYIFLQTFAIPGSIFLSILSGFLYPFPLALFLVCLCSGLGASFCYMLSYLVGRPVVYKYLTEKAVKWSQQVERHREHLINYIIFLRITPFLPNWFINITSPVINVPLKVFFIGTFLGVAPPSFVAIKAGTTLYQLTTAGEAVSWNSVFVLMILALLSILPAIFQKKLKQKFE; the protein is encoded by the exons ATGACGAAAGGCAGAGCGGTCGAAAGATCGCAAACGGAGGCACTCCATTCGACCCCTCCGGGGAACAAGGCAACGGGAACGCGGGGTCCCTCGACGCCGAGCAGCAGAGACCACCTGAAAG agaaagcctgtgcagaaGCTGGCTCAGCAAGAATGTCACTTCTTATATTGGTGTCCATTTTCTTGTCTGCAGCTTTTGTTATGTTTTTGGTATATAAAAATTTTCCTCAGCTTAGTGA agaagaaagaatgaatatgAAGGTTCCCAGAGATATGGATGATGCCAAGGCTCTAGGAAAAGTTTTATCCAAATATAAGGACACCTTTTATGTACAAGTACTTGTAGCTTATTTTGCTACATATATTTT CTTGCAAACATTTGCTATTCCGGGCTCTATATTTCTCAGTATACTCTCAGGGTTTCTTTATCCCTTTCCACTAGCcttatttcttgtttgtttg tGTTCTGGACTCGGTGCCTCATTCTGCTATATGCTCTCCTATTTAGTTGGGAGGCCAGTTGTATATAAATACCTAACGGAGAAAGCAGTAAAATGGTCACAGCAG GTTGAACGTCACAGAGAACATCTCATTAACTacattatatttttgagaataaCACCATTTCTGCCTAATTGGTTTATTAATATTACATCTCCTGTGATAAATGTGCCCTTGAAAGTTTTCTTTATTGGCACTTTTCTAG gtGTTGCACCTCCCTCTTTTGTAGCAATTAAGGCAGGAACAACACTATACCAGCTTACAACAGCAGGGGAAGCTGTTTCCTGGAACTCAGTATTTGTTCTGATGATTTTGGCTCTTCTTTCTATTCTGCCAGCCATCTTCCAGAAAAAACTAAAGCAGAAATTTGAGTGA